A stretch of the Acyrthosiphon pisum isolate AL4f chromosome A2, pea_aphid_22Mar2018_4r6ur, whole genome shotgun sequence genome encodes the following:
- the LOC115034340 gene encoding uncharacterized protein LOC115034340, which translates to MKICFVFYPGKATQVVPLVAATQEEDEDEDEDDDNDNVKAVVEDHDKNNNNNDKNNNNEDHEHDHDVVISKEPAPSDDMNSYEASWQECRLKWCLRSRSKERHDAVAGWTEDDEDDHGEGSGGSRGRTQVVRRNPSEKRQACSSDSTGSSQEEQDAAAWAAASARRPKAKPLSRVQSVRHDTAAHRYRTRQRVAAEILDEQRAEASAAAARDLCRSSAAKIKKSLSFRNPAPKKVATGGDRLLRVVSDDDHFSHHHHHNNNNNDNRQPRRHHNKEKDHCHHHDDGDDQQQYHQQQQLLTVDAGASFVATATETTVSPSTANATAGDSGSSGGQDNFAIPRPKLIVPVHTYGLRKRRTGNTISSNRTASDVNAASASSTVASSSGSSSTATASDTKKHHNSCPGKKNHLFLLLFYKILSV; encoded by the coding sequence ATGAAAATCTGTTTCGTCTTTTACCCGGGAAAAGCTACTCAGGTTGTACCTTTGGTCGCGGCGACACAGGAAGAGGACGAGGACGAGGACGAGGACGACGATAACGATAACGTCAAAGCCGTCGTCGAAGACCAcgacaaaaacaataacaacaacgacaaaaataacaataacgaaGATCACGAACACGACCACGACGTCGTCATCTCCAAAGAACCGGCGCCGTCCGACGACATGAACTCGTACGAGGCGAGTTGGCAAGAGTGCCGGTTGAAGTGGTGTCTGCGGTCGCGAAGCAAAGAGCGTCACGATGCTGTCGCCGGTTGGACTGAAGACGACGAAGACGACCATGGTGAAGGCAGTGGTGGAAGTCGAGGCAGAACGCAGGTCGTTCGCAGGAATCCGTCAGAAAAGCGGCAGGCATGCAGCAGCGACAGCACGGGCAGCAGCCAAGAAGAACAGGACGCCGCGGCATGGGCGGCCGCTTCGGCCCGTCGACCTAAGGCCAAACCACTGAGTCGCGTGCAGAGCGTCCGCCACGACACGGCCGCACACCGGTACCGAACTCGTCAGCGGGTGGCCGCTGAAATTCTGGACGAGCAGCGGGCCGAAGCGTCGGCGGCGGCAGCGCGTGATCTTTGCCGGTCGTCTGCGGCCAAGATCAAGAAAAGTCTGTCGTTCCGGAATCCAGCACCCAAAAAGGTGGCCACCGGTGGCGACCGTCTACTCCGGGTCGTTTCCGATGACGATCACTTCAGCCACCACCATCaccacaacaacaataacaacgacAACCGTCAACCACGTCGCCACCACAACAAGGAAAAAGATCATTGTCATCACCACGATGACGGTGATGATCAACAACAATACCACCAACAGCAACAACTGTTAACCGTGGACGCGGGTGCGTCCTTCGTCGCCACTGCCACTGAAACCACCGTATCCCCATCGACCGCGAACGCCACTGCAGGCGACAGTGGCAGCAGCGGTGGCCAAGACAATTTCGCCATTCCTAGGCCCAAACTCATAGTTCCTGTACACACGTATGGTCTCAGAAAGCGCAGGACCGGTAACACGATCTCATCGAACCGAACCGCCAGCGATGTAAACGCAGCTTCAGCTTCCAGCACCGTCGCCTCCTCTTCCGGCAGCTCGTCGACCGCCACCGCCTCTGACACGAAAAAACATCACAACTCGTGTCcaggtaaaaaaaatcacttattcctactattattttataagatactATCTGTATAA